In Esox lucius isolate fEsoLuc1 chromosome 3, fEsoLuc1.pri, whole genome shotgun sequence, the sequence CTGTTCAAGGATGAGTACTTCAGTCTATATTTCACTGCACTCTTTATTTCCCTCTGCATCTCATTCACCTTCTctgccttttttctctctcctctcttttgcCCCCTcctcactttctctcctctctgtctttctcttcttcctctaTTTCTCTCCTCTTGCTCTGGCACTCTGGTTAAAAAAGCACACCACTGGCGGCTGTGTCAGcacttttagtgtgtgtgtgtgtgtgttggaggaagagagagtgggaaTAATCAGACTCCTCTCACTTTCACAGACATGATCTTATCCTGCTTGTGCAATATTGGAGTGGAATGCACTCACTTGCATCTACATGTGTCCGTATAGAATCCTCTTCAACAATCACATGATGTCTTCCAGCACTTCATATTGTTGCTAGAACCTAATCACTAAACATGATTGAACCATCTGTGTTTCAGATCCACCGCCTCAGGTCGGTTGAACGAAGGATGTGAGACAAGGCTGTTCCTCACCACAAGCCTTCAGCCTCCAGGGGTACACTGATCCAGACCACTGCCTTTGCACACAATCTGCCTCTCCcttctcacctccctctctctctatttctctctcgctctctcgtgGTGTGGGGTGAAGGGACAGTAAGAGTTGGACTACAGTAGGGCTTGTTTGATGCTCTGTGGGGATGAGACCTGGCTGCTGACGGCCAGTGGAGACGGCCCCCATTCTCCGCTTGCCTGGCTACATGTGCGTGCCTGTAGGCTGCCCTACGCGCAGCAGCCAAGCCATCCCCAGAGACAGTCACCGAGGTGGCCACCACAAGCCACCCAGACATGCCCACCGAGACCCTGCCGCCCCTGGCAGATAGCAAGCCCGCTGGACCCGGGGTGGCCTTAACCTCTGCTGTACCCCTGCGGATACTCAATAAGGGGCCTGAGTACTTCCGGCGCCAGGCAGAGCCCAACCCTAAGCGGCTGAGTGCCGTGGAGCGCCTGGAGGCGGACAAGTCCAAGTATGTCAAGAGCCAGGAGGTCATCAATGCCAAGCAAGAGCCTGTCAAGCCCCAACTGCTGGCCAAGCCCCACGTGGGCCCCACTGTTGCCAAGAGAGGGGCAAATGGAGGGGGCGGCGGTGCGGTCCTCAAGGCATCCAACAACAATTCAAAGTCAGATACGTGCGCTGCCGCCAGCAAACGGGAGAACCTTAACCTGGAGATCCTCAAGAACCTCCTGAACAGCTCTGGTTCGGCTTCAGAGGGTCATGCCAAGAGTGCTACTCTGAAGCCTGGGGCCAGGAGCTGGGCCCCCCACCGGTCCAGCCCAACAACAACAATGGACTGCACAGAGCCCACCAGCCTCTGTGCCTTCTCCTCATCCCTCAAGGTGCCGTCCCTGGCAGCTGGTCGGCGGAGTACTGGAGGGGGCAACCTGAACCTCAGTCGTCGCCTACTGGAGGAGCGGGGCCAGGGTGACCGTTCTCCCCTGCATGCCTCCCACAGCTCCTGTGACATCCGCAGATTGTACAATGGCAAGCCACTGAGAGAGGCACGAAGCAGCAGTAGTTCGGCGCCGCCGTTGCCCCCTAAGCCCAGCTCCAAAGTCCTGGCCCCTCTCTGTGACAACACCGCACATGAGAAGGAGCCCAACCCCACACCAGCCTCCACTGCCGAGCAGTTAGAGCTGGGGACCTCGGTGGCCCGCCGACCATCCCTGCACCGTTCCAAGTCAGACTTGAGCGACCGGTATGCACGGGCTGGTGCTGATGTGGAGCGCTTCTTTAATTATTGTGGGCTAGACCCCGAGGAGCTTGAGAGCGTGGGTGTGGAGAGCTTTGCCCGCGCCAACTCTGACATTATCTCCCTCAACTTTCGCAGCGCCAGCATGATCAGCTCAGACTGCGATCAGTCACGGCACAGCAATGAGGACATGACGGATGAAGAGGACGATGCAAGCGAACGCGTTCCATACGGAATTTCAGCCGTGGAACGCAATGCACGAGTCATCAAATGGCTGTACAGCATCAAGCAGGTGCGAGAGTCACAGAAAGTATCTCACGTCTAACCAAGTGGAATAAAACTAAAGGTGCTtgtgacaacaacaaaaaaacagacatcTGATTAAATTGTTTGGACACTTGTGTATCGAATATCTCTGAATGTCAAAGTTTTGACTGGAAAGATGCCCATGGGTATGACTTGCAGGTGCGTTTGCATTCagtattttgtttgttgttttttttttgtcctctgAATCTGCATGACTCCTCCCACCCACACGCCGGTGCGGCCTCCTGCTAGAGCAGCAGGTTTAGGAAATAATAGCCTTTTTCAAGATGGCTGCTATTCAGTGCCATCTCTTCAAGCAGTGCAGCTCTCTCGTTTTGCTTTCTGTCTGTTTAGACCAGCACTACAATGCCAGCTATTTTAGGTGTCTTCTTACTGTTCTTTCTTTACGAGCAACACTGAGCCTGGAAGCCATATGGGTGTGAATGCAGCGCTTCAGTGTGTAACCAGTCTTTAGTCGAATACTTCTATCTCTGATGCATCTGAGCTTAGTGTCTGTATGTGCGTATAGTAAAAGGACTCCCCCTGAAAAAAAGGGCTGAGAAAGCATGGTACAGTCCAAACCTGGCTCAACCCTTTGGTACCAGGAGAGTTCGTTTGGTAGATTCCATATCCCAGCCCCCATCCTGGAGAAACTCAGCTtaaccactctctctctcagcgTTACCATGGGAATAATGTTCAGGCAGCATTATGAGACCATTCAGCATTATGTGGTTTTTGCTCCTGTTCAGTTTGTTGTCCACAACAGTCTCACTGACAGTTGGACTTTGTGGtacttgcttttctttcaaatgtgtgtaaatgatgtatataatgaaaaataaaaaataaatgattgtgGGACTGCATCAAAACCTGTTCAAATCTTTATGACTGTTGTTATAATGACATAAGTTTGGTATATTGAAGTTGGAGCTGTTACAGTACTTAAAATGAAGGCAATTTATTGTGTTCACATTCAGTTATTTTgcattatttcaataaataattgttttgccaTCTACGTTGGCAGGTTTTGTGAgtattatttcataaaaataatagttaatgtaacagtaaatgtatacagtatttatgGTAAATAAGGCATTGCACAGGCATAGCATTACCACATTAATTCAACTGCTGGAGGATCAGAAGAATACCAATGAGAGTGGAGTCTGTTGATGTTAGCTCATAGATCAGAGGTCACAAATATCACTTTTCTTGTGCTGTTCTCAATATGAAAAGCTGTCAATAATAATTATTCATGGTTCTAGATGGGGACCGTAAAGTATAGTGCGTTAAGAAAAACTAAAGTTTGTGTTAAATTGATAATTCAAATACAGAGCTATATTGTGTGTAATAGGAAATATACAATAGggaatttattttcaataaatatcaTTGCTCttaaaaaattgttttgtttatattattaactAATCGCTACAAAAACGTAGGGGGCAAAATTATGGACATTGAGAAGAATCTTGGACAGTTCCTGAAAACATCATCTTTCCTGATTCCACCACATTGTACAGTAGCATTGCTCATGCATTCTTATTTCAGTGCCAAACCCACCATTGATGTGCATGAGCAAATAGCTGTACTTCCATTTTCCCTGTAGGCCTAGTTTTCCACATGCCATGGAAATAACCAtggcatttgacaaataaaaacctcacaggagcaaaaaaataataaagcaaCTATTTGATTTTTTATATAAAGTATCCCAATGTTTCTAGATTTCTGTGAAATATCGGCTGTAATTATTCACACTTAAATAGTTATTCTGCCAAATTGTATGGCAAACAGCAGCCTTTCTGAGTAATGGGGAGGGTTTACACCAGTCATTAAAAGTATTAATGTAAGTGCTGATTGGCCAGCTTATTCTTAGACTACTAATTTGGACAACCTCTCAGTAGGAGGATGTCAGTCTCAGaattgttagattttcaaaactcttaaaAACCGTGCACCATTAACATGTCACAAAGATGTGCCGTACACATTTCATCCCCAGTGACCTCGCTGAGGGGAAGGTTGTAGGATGGTGGTACCTAAAATAAAGTGTGGTTCCTACCATCTTCACATGGAATAGTCATATTCAAAACAGACCTGGTGTCTGGGAAAGGTGACCGAAACCCCCTGCCCTTACAGAGGAAGACAAATGAGGCAAGAAATGTTCGCTAACAACGATGGACTGTGCAGTTTCTGATCCAATCTAGATGCATGATTACTGTGCAGGCCCTGATCCCGCAGCCCTGGAAATGGCCTTAATAATGGTGAACCAGGAGCAAGCAAGAGAAATCCTGGAGCTGGAAATAAAGCTGGAAAACCAGACAACATAACACTACTTTTGTGTACAGTGGTTTTGTGGGATCTGACGGAGACAGGTTTTTACACAAGGTACAGTAATTGTTTACTATCCAACAATCCCAAAGTCCTGTATCTCCTACTTTCTTATTCAAAACTAGGACACCATGTCTTACCAAATGTAAGCATATTGAATGAATATTGTTAATAGTGTTAAAACTGTTTAAAAACCTGAATTGcagtaaaacaagaaatgtataataaatatcTGAAAGAACCAGGATGTTAAGACTAATACAGGCTGCAACATTAGCTAAGTCAAGTATAGTGCTTCCTGATACCTATAGAAGATGGGCAATCATAGTAATGAGTGAAGTTCAAGTAAGCAGACAGCTCCATGTCATCCAAAGCTATTTGGTCTTCCTTAAAGCAAATACTCCCGATCGGTTTCCTTCTGTAGATTTGCAACACCCGAGTTCAATGATTATCCAGATACCAAGGTTGTGATCAACTGCACTAAACTCTGCTGCCAGACACCATCTTCCCTATTCCTGCAGAATTAGGTGTTTTCTTCTTACAAGTCACACTGTACCTTCAAGGGCATGTTGGGTATGTCACCACATGGAGCTGTCACTTTTGTATCCTCTTTGTATGTTGGTTCTGTGAGTGACAAGGAGATTGTTAGGCAGCAAGGAATTATTTCCTAACTTATCCCTGATCATGGCTTTTATGGTGGATCAAGGCTACCTCGTGGATGATCTTGTTCCATTGCAAGATCTGTAGGCCTGCTTTTCTGCCGAGGCACACACAGATGCCAGTGCATTAGGTTAGGGAGACCCAATCCATTGCCAGGCTAAAGGTGCATGTCAAAAGAATGATTCAGAAAGTAAAGGAGCACAAGCTGTTTGACACAGTCATCCCTCTGACCGTCTCAGACAGCATCAACCAAATATTTGTGTTGTCATGCTTGCTGGTCAACAATCAAAATGGACCTTTGGTCAGAGCATGGGCAAAGCCGGTGTCACTGATTTGGAGCAATCGTTAGGGAGATGCTTTGGTGATCCATGCATCCTCATGCAAAATGCATGTTTAAGTTATAGCTACATTTAACTAAATTTTTATTGGATATTATTTGTACCTACAAATAGGCTGTAGTTTACAtcacaaatgtcaaaatatgaaatgtaaaatttgttgatgaaatgtattaataacTTGCACAGCGTTTGTGTCTTGTATTGGCCATAATAAGGAAATTCGTTTTAGTAAGCACCGAACAGACAAAATGAAAGAGTCAACAGCATGTCTATGTAATACAgaagatatacactcacctaaaggattattaggaacacctgttcaatttctcattaatgcaattatctaattaaccaatcacatggcagttgcttcaatgcatttaggggtgtggtcctagtcaagacaatctcctgaactccaaactgaatgtcagaatgggaaaaaaaaggtgatttaagcaattttgagcgtggcatggttgttggtgccagacgggccggtctgagtatttcacaatctgctcagttcctgggattttcacgcacaaccatttctagggtttaaaaaacatccagtatgcggcagtcctgtgggctaaaatgccttgttgatgctagaggtcagaggagaatgggccgactgattcaagctgatagaagagcaactttgactgaaataaacactcgttacaaccgaggtatgcagcaaagcatttgtgaagccacaacatgcacaaccttgaggcggatgggctacaacagcagaagaccccaccgggtaccactcatctccactacaaataggaaaaagaggcttcaatttgcacaagctcaccaaaattggacagttgaagactggaagaatgttgcctggtctgatgagtctcgatttctgttgagacattcaaatggtagagtcagaatttggtgtaaacagaatgagaacatggatccatcatgccttgttaccactgtgcaggctggtggtggtggtgtaatggtgtggggaatattttcttggcacactttaggccccttagtgccaactgggcatcgttttaatgccacggcctatctgagcattgtttctgaccatgtccatccctttatggccaccatgtacccatcctctgatggctacttccagcaggataatgcaccatgtcacaaagctcgaatcatttcaaattgctttcttgaacatgacaatgagttcactgtactgaaatggcccccacagtcaccagatctcaacccagtagagcatctttgggatgtggtggaatgggagctttgtgccctggatgtgcatcccacaagtctccatcaattgcaagatgctatcctatcaatatgggccaacatttctaaagaatgctttcagcaccttgttgaatcaatgccacttagaattaaggcagttctgaaggcaaaagggggtcaaacacagtattagtatggtgttcctaataatcctttaggtgagtgtacatatattaataaatatgaacTGTGTTATTTGTTGAATGGTTGAAATCATACACATTAGAATACATTCTTTATGCAAtccatatttgttttttctttataggAACATTAATACTTTAAAACTGAGTTTCTGCAGGTGCTACAGTGTAACAACTTCAAACAAATAGTTATTCCTAATATACATTTGTAACATCTGAATTGGCACCCAAGCAGGGGGATACATTCAGTTGTGAGCCAGCCTTTTCTGCAAATAGTGGTAAAAATTAGTGGTCAATCTTCTCTCTAATAGTGTTTGAAACCTGAAGATCATTATACATCCTCTCAACTAATGTCCTCCTGAGCACAGATGACAAAGTCACTCCAGTTACAACCTGTTAGAAGGATGTGACCTTGCACCTGCCATTAGTAGGCATGTGATCTGTTCAACTTCAGCTCTCCATTCTGTATCTTCAGGTAAGGGCAGTCCACATAACTTTGTACATTTGGCCACAGCCTCCAAGACTCCAAAGTGGGAGCTCACAGTTGGATCAAATGTGATTCCATCTGGAGGCGATCCTAACCATGGGGTATCTGGGTGGACTACAAAACCACATGGGAAGAAGTGACGATTTTACAATGTGCAGCCCACTTTTCGTTTCCATGGTCTGCATACCAGATGGATGTCTCCCCTGGTACATGGCAAACCTCTAGGAAACGTGAAGATGTTATTCTCCTTTTCCTAAGCTGATGTCATTCGGTGCTGCTGCTCTGCTCCCTTGTACCAGCCTGGATTCTGTGTGACATCTCATAGGTTGTCTCTAATGCTTTGTCGTGGAGTTGCTCTTGATGGGTAAGGATGTAGACACACTAAAAAGACTGAAGCCTATAGCCATCTAATGGAAGTGGTGGTGTAGAAGGGGCATCAGGTATCTTCACAATTTCAAGGGTTTTTGGCGATGGACGTTGATAAGACAGTACACTGACAGCTTTCACTGGCCCTCAACCAGGGGAATGTTGGCTGGTATGTCCATGGTTGTCACATGAGGGGCAGTAAGTGGAGCAAAGTTAGCATATGTTTCTGAGATGGGGAGAAGGTCCATGTCGGGCCTTTGTGGAGAGCTTTATAGAGAGAACtcctgcaaaacattttaagaatttaTTTTGGCATAATTGATGTCATAAAGTGGTGAAAGCTCAGTAAACATCAAATAACATGGATTATAATACAGATTTACAAACTCCAAATATCAGATTTCTAAGACATTAATTTGATTTGCATCTAACCTTACCTTATTCAAACGAGTTTGTTGGTTTCCTAACCTCCATGCTATCAACCGGACCAGGCTTCACACCCTAAAGAACAAGGAGTAACATAACCTTTTGCAACACACTAACTATTACATAGGATAACTACTATATGTGCATTCTTTTGTGTACTGTTAAGACTCACAAGTGTTCTTGGCTTGTGCCAACAttgttctctctctgtgcaGCTGTGAACAGGTGTTGCAGCAAGAGTGTTGAGTAGGGAGAAGTTTGCCATCTGGTAAAGAAGAGCAACCAGGTGGTTGCACATAGCACTTCCTGTAACTCAGGAGCAGTGGCTTCAAACCACTATCACTGGTACAGAGTCCTTTAACAATATGGAGTGAAGAAAAACGTTATGAAGTGCAGAAATGAAGAGATTTTTTTccttattctgtctctcactgttcaaataaagctaccagtaaaattacagactgatcatttctttgtcagtggacaaacgtTCAAAATCAGcatgggatcaaatactttttcccctcactgtgtATGTTGACCAGAATGACAGTGTCCTACAGAATATGTTTTCTTAGCACTGTTgctttatgtcagtaattccattcaaaaagtgaaacgtattatattatattcattcattacacacaggctgatatatttcaaatgtttatttcttttaattgtgatgattataactgacaactaataaaaatcccaaattcagtatctccgaaaattagaatattacttaagaccaatacaaaaaaaagtgttggcacactgaaaagtatgaacatgaaaagtatgagtaTGTACTTAATCAATACTTaattggggctccttttgcctgaattactgcagcaatgcggcgtggcatggagtcgatcagtctgtggcactgctcaggtgttatgagagcccaggttgctctgattgtggccttcagctcttctgcattgttgggtctggcgtatcgcatcttcctcttcacaataccccatagattttctatagggttaaggtcaggcgagtttgctggccaattaaaacAGGGAtaacatggtccttaaaccaggtactggtagctttggcactgtgtgcaggtgccaagtcctgttggaaaattaaatctgcatctctataaagttggtcagcagcaggaagcatgaagtgccctaaaacttcctggtagacggctgcgttgaccttggacctcagaaaacacagtggaccaacaccagcagatgacatggcaaaccatcactgactgtggaaactttacactggacttcaagcaatgtggattctgtgcctctcctctcttcctccagactctgggaccttgattttccaaaggaaatgcaaaatttactttcatcagagaacataactttggaccactcagcagcagtccagtcctttttgtctttagcccaggtgagacgcttctgacgctgtcttgttcaagagtggcttgacacaaggaatgcgacagctgaaacccatgtcttgcatacgtctgtgtgtggaggttcttgaagcactgactccagctgcagtccacactttgtgaatctcccccacatttttgaatgggttttgtttcacaatcctctccagggtgcggttatccctattgcttatacactttgtctaccacatattttccttcccttcgcatCTCTATTAATGTggttggacacagagctctgtgaacagccagcctctttagcaatgaccttttgtgtcttgccctccttgtgcaaggtgtcaatggtcgccttttggacagctgtcaagtctgcagtcttccccatgattgtgtagcctagagaactagactgagagaccatttaaaggcctttgcagttgttttgagttaattagctgattagagtgtggcaccaggtgtcttcaatattgaaccttttcacaatattcaaattttctgagatattgaatttggggttttcattagttgtcagttataatcatcaaaattaaaagaaataaacacttgaaatatatcagtctgtgtggaatgaatgtatacattatacaagtttcactttttgaatggaattactgaaataaataaacttttggaTGATATTCTAGCTGCTAGCTGGAGTCTCAGAAGCGGATTGAACTATTTGATGTACATCATGacaaaagaacaagatcgccGGACATAGCGCTAGCAAAATTATTGCTTTGAGTTTGTAATATGCGGGACTGGAAACTGGCACACCGGGAGGAAGTGGGCGTGGAACATTTGGAATGTGCATAAAGCCTATTTAAAATAATCCCAACCAAGAACAACGTAATTTAAATTCtattataattgtattatatttttacGTTGAGTGACTTGATATTTCGACCAGAGGTATAACACCAAAACACTCCCTTGCACTGCCCCTAGTGGTCTGGAGCACTTCTGTTGAAAGCAACTTGAAATGCAGCGTTTctgcaaatgttgttgtgttttgggctaatgctgttttggtttgaaccaatgttgttgtgttgtgagtTAATGCTGTGGTGTTATCACttaatgttgtggtgttgtgagtaattgattgttttctgaaatgcagcgtttttataaatgtttcatttttgttaatgttgttgtgtttcatatttgttaatgttgtggtgttctgtgttaatgttgttgtgttttcaacttttgtttgca encodes:
- the fam110b gene encoding protein FAM110B, with amino-acid sequence MPTETLPPLADSKPAGPGVALTSAVPLRILNKGPEYFRRQAEPNPKRLSAVERLEADKSKYVKSQEVINAKQEPVKPQLLAKPHVGPTVAKRGANGGGGGAVLKASNNNSKSDTCAAASKRENLNLEILKNLLNSSGSASEGHAKSATLKPGARSWAPHRSSPTTTMDCTEPTSLCAFSSSLKVPSLAAGRRSTGGGNLNLSRRLLEERGQGDRSPLHASHSSCDIRRLYNGKPLREARSSSSSAPPLPPKPSSKVLAPLCDNTAHEKEPNPTPASTAEQLELGTSVARRPSLHRSKSDLSDRYARAGADVERFFNYCGLDPEELESVGVESFARANSDIISLNFRSASMISSDCDQSRHSNEDMTDEEDDASERVPYGISAVERNARVIKWLYSIKQVRESQKVSHV